The Papaver somniferum cultivar HN1 chromosome 3, ASM357369v1, whole genome shotgun sequence genome includes a region encoding these proteins:
- the LOC113360775 gene encoding uncharacterized protein LOC113360775, with protein sequence MNDLTDSKLVSTPVSPRSKLSSNDDALFPDITLYRSLVARLQYLNMTRPDITYMVNQVSQFMHLPTQSHFLVVKRIPRYLKCTLVHGISFWRNNLMQLTSFCDTDWGGDPDTSRSTTSHCILLG encoded by the coding sequence ATGAATGATCTTACTGATTCGAAACTAGTTTCTACTCCTGTTTCGCCTCGATCTAAACTATCCTCCAATGATGATGCTTTATTTCCTGACATCACATTATATCGCAGTCTGGTTGCTAGATTACAATATCTCAACATGACACGCCCTGACATCACTTATATGGTTAATCAGGTCAGTCAATTTATGCATCTCCCAACACAATCTCACTTTCTGGTTGTGAAGCGCATCCCACGGTATCTTAAATGCACGCTTGTCCATGGGATCTCCTTTTGGCGTAATAATCTTATGCAACTCACATCCTTCTGTGACACTGATTGGGGTGGTGATCCCGATACTTCTCGTTCTACCACAAGTCACTGCATATTGTTAGGTTAG
- the LOC113360776 gene encoding uncharacterized protein LOC113360776, whose product MQRIGSRKGQKLLKYYCPSDLTDNVLYNKYFTDIKSTKHQTTNLVCLIGLYLCCVLFFGDKNANGVNAKYLSIVETYDTVLKVSWPDLIHEHLFEEIHTNLSCLSNVKACVQYLLLLFAEHTPAGLIPKVENHEEDIPRVGRWDIYQISDYIWKTDMTQFSPTPSFVAEFSQLEKQLGISTEVPSKDDLQSWLKAQTIENSHLKEQLQEKQAMLKVVYAIAREGISEGDLSGTAEFKKV is encoded by the exons ATGCAGAGGATTGGAAGCAGAAAGGGTCAGAAGCTGTTAAAGTACTATTGTCCTAGTGATTTGACTGACAATGTTTTATACAACAAATACTTCACCGATATCAAATCTACAAAGCATCAGACGACG AATCTAGTTTGCCTGATAGGTCTTTATCTTTGCTGTGTATTGTTTTTTGGCGACAAAAATGCCAATGGAGTGAACGCGAAATATCTTAGTATCGTTGAAACTTATGATACGGTGCTCAAGGTGTCGTGGCCTGATTTAATACACGAGCACTTGTTTGAAGAGATTCATACTAATCTTAGTTGTTTGTCAAATGTGAAGGCTTGTGTGCAATACCTACTG ttaTTGTTTGCTGAACACACGCCAGCAGGATTAATCCCGAAAGTTGAGAACCACGAGGAAGATATCCCGAGGGTTGGGAGATGGGATATATACCAGATTTCTGATTACATTTGGAAAACAGACATGACACAGTTTTCG ccaactcctagctttgtggctgagttttcacagcttgagaAGCAGCTGGGTATATCAACCGAGGTACCCAGCAAGGACGACCTGCAAAGTTGGCTGAAAGCGCAAACTATTGAGAATAGCCATCTGAAAGAGCAACTGCAAGAAAAGCAAGCAATGCTTAAAGTAGTGTATGCAATTGCAAGAGAAGGGATATCAGAAGGGGACCTTTCAGGAACAGCGGAATTCAAG AAAGTGTAA
- the LOC113360777 gene encoding protein trichome birefringence-like 25 — protein MVKDTRLDWKPWSVFKQSHFLVRFSVSVLVICLGFHIIYSTITNDDIYSIGFLSSAITKTPSVETAVSPPPAAPSVLKTVDDTVSPALAPSEDSAKLQTSKNQNQIPMKEKCDLSIGEWIPDPSGPVYNTESCSNILPDDQNCIKNGRPDSGFLYWRWRPRDCELPRFNAVKFLDSMRNKHWAIIGDSISRNHAQSLLCILSKVEAADEAYHDEGFRIQRWHFPSYNFSLTVIWSPFLVKASEDANVFRLDIDKLDKKWADQYTSFDYVIISCGRWFLRDSTYFENNTILGCHNCPGKNLTEYGLDNGYRKALRTVFDFVHTSNHSAVVLYRTTTPVHYENGYGNAGGTYDRTAPCKEGEIHLNDEEVIFRNVELESFKDSETIGHSSKRITMKFLNVSKLSLLRPDGHPGPYWHFHPLAKDKNATDPNPDYLHWCLPGPIDNWNDLIMEMVLND, from the exons ATGGTGAAGGATACTAGGTTAGATTGGAAGCCATGGTCCGTATTCAAGCAATCccattttctagtgagattttctGTTTCAGTTCTTGTGATATGTCTCGGTTTTCACATCATTTACTCTACTATCACTAACGATGATATTTATTCAATTGGATTTCTATCATCTGCCATCACTAAAACTCCTTCTGTAGAGACGGCGGTGTCGCCGCCACCAGCTGCTCCTTCTGTACTGAAAACAGTAGACGATACGGTTTCACCAGCACTTGCTCCTTCAGAGGATTCCGCTAAGTTGCAGACAAGCAAAAATCAGAATCAGATTCCAATGAAAG AAAAATGTGATCTTTCAATTGGGGAATGGATTCCGGATCCATCAGGACCTGTGTACAATACTGAGAGTTGTTCTAATATCCTTCCTGACGACCAGAATTGTATTAAAAATGGGCGACCAGATTCAGGGTTCTTATACTGGAGATGGAGACCACGAGACTGCGAATTACCAAGGTTTAATGCAGTGAAATTCCTTGATTCAATGCGAAATAAACATTGGGCTATCATTGGTGATTCTATTTCTCGAAACCATGCTCAGTCATTGCTCTGCATTCTATCCAAG GTAGAAGCAGCGGATGAAGCTTACCATGACGAGGGGTTCAGAATTCAACGCTGGCACTTTCCATCATATAACTTCTCCCTCACGGTGATCTGGTCTCCATTCTTAGTCAAGGCCTCTGAAGATGCGAACGTTTTCCGGTTAGACATCGACAAACTAGATAAGAAATGGGCTGATCAATATACAAGTTTCGATTATGTAATAATTTCTTGtggaagatggtttctgagagaTTCAACCTACTTTGAAAACAACACAATTCTAGGTTGTCATAACTGTCCAGGGAAGAACTTGACAGAATATGGGTTGGACAATGGTTATCGTAAAGCCCTTAGAACAGTGTTCGACTTTGTGCACACTTCTAATCACAGCGCCGTAGTTTTGTACAGGACCACGACACCAGTCCATTACGAGAATGGGTATGGAAACGCAGGAGGAACATATGATAGAACTGCGCCATGTAAAGAAGGAGAGATTCATTTGAACGATGAGGAAGTTATTTTCCGTAACGTTGAGTTGGAATCATTCAAGGATTCAGAAACCATTGGACACTCCAGTAAAAGAATAACTATGAAATTTTTGAACGTCTCTAAACTTTCGTTACTTAGGCCTGACGGACATCCTGGTCCATACTGGCATTTCCATCCGTTAGCAAAGGATAAAAATGCCACAGATCCAAATCCTGACTACTTGCACTGGTGTTTACCAGGACCTATTGATAATTGGAACGATTTGATCATGGAGATGGTGTTAAACGATTAA